From a single Mesorhizobium shangrilense genomic region:
- a CDS encoding ABC transporter permease — protein sequence MSFGRLKRHFPWITLVVLVLIVGVVHPSFLRPQNLIELAGDIVPLFIMALGMTLVIYIGGIDLSAQSVANMTTVLATISLPMFGVFSGLLVILAGLVFGALSGFVTTRLKVPSFIATLAVGGLALSVGQYASSQRALYMDAGERDRAFGWMVGSGWSGVPHELILALVLVLLAWFLQNRTTTGRALKAIGAGEPAAVASGLKVERYKILAFAFSGMLAAIAGLLFSVKLSGGSPTLAEGFLLPAIVAVLVGGTPLTGGVGGVLNTLVGVLIVAVVRASMLYFGVPATSQQIVFGIVLIAAIALTIDRSKMRIVK from the coding sequence ATGTCATTTGGTCGGCTCAAGCGACACTTCCCGTGGATCACGCTGGTGGTGCTGGTGCTTATCGTCGGCGTCGTTCACCCGAGTTTCCTGCGGCCGCAAAACCTGATCGAGCTCGCCGGAGACATCGTGCCGCTGTTCATCATGGCGCTGGGCATGACGCTCGTCATCTACATCGGCGGCATCGATCTATCGGCCCAGTCAGTGGCGAACATGACCACCGTGCTTGCAACCATATCGCTACCGATGTTCGGCGTATTCAGTGGGCTGCTCGTCATCCTGGCGGGATTGGTTTTCGGTGCCCTGTCCGGCTTCGTGACGACACGGCTCAAGGTGCCATCCTTCATCGCCACGCTCGCGGTGGGAGGCCTGGCGCTGTCGGTCGGGCAATATGCCTCCAGTCAGCGCGCGCTTTACATGGATGCCGGTGAACGCGACCGCGCCTTCGGCTGGATGGTCGGCAGTGGATGGAGCGGCGTGCCGCATGAGTTGATCCTGGCCCTGGTTCTGGTCTTGCTTGCCTGGTTCCTGCAGAATCGCACCACGACGGGACGCGCCCTGAAGGCGATCGGTGCCGGCGAGCCTGCCGCCGTCGCCTCCGGCCTCAAGGTCGAGCGCTACAAGATCCTGGCCTTCGCCTTCTCCGGCATGCTTGCCGCGATTGCCGGGCTGCTTTTCTCCGTCAAGCTGTCCGGTGGCTCGCCGACGCTTGCCGAAGGTTTTCTGCTTCCGGCCATCGTCGCCGTCCTGGTCGGCGGTACGCCGCTGACGGGCGGTGTCGGCGGTGTGCTGAACACTCTGGTCGGTGTGCTGATCGTGGCGGTGGTGCGCGCCAGCATGCTGTATTTCGGCGTGCCGGCGACAAGCCAGCAGATCGTCTTCGGCATCGTGCTGATCGCCGCAATCGCGCTGACGATTGACCGTTCCAAGATGCGTATCGTGAAATAG
- a CDS encoding aldo/keto reductase, with the protein MQASARRRFGRVDLDVTAFAFGTAPIGNFLREIDDATADAMVQHAWNAGVRFYDTAPMYGHGLSELRVGHSLRWKNRSDFVLASKVGRVLKAKRRSEIDFSPWTNAAANEMIFDYSYDGTMRSFEDSLQRLGLEHIDMLFIHDIDRFTRGDAQPEVFKQAMDGCWRALDKLRSEGLVKAIGVGVNEWEVCLEALRQRDFDCFLLAGRYTLLEQDALNEFLPLCEERNVAVMVGGGFNSGILATGAVDGAKYNYAPAPAAVMDKVARIEAVCRDHNVPLPAAALQFVVAHPAIPAFCAGTRTVEQLSQNLAWFSHQIPTEFWADLKQRKLIREDAPVPA; encoded by the coding sequence ATGCAAGCTTCAGCCAGGCGCAGGTTCGGCCGGGTCGATCTCGATGTCACGGCGTTCGCCTTCGGCACCGCGCCGATCGGGAACTTTCTCAGGGAAATCGATGACGCCACGGCCGATGCCATGGTCCAGCATGCCTGGAACGCCGGCGTCCGGTTTTACGACACCGCGCCGATGTACGGCCATGGACTTTCGGAGCTGCGCGTCGGCCATTCCCTGCGCTGGAAGAACCGTTCGGACTTCGTCCTCGCGTCGAAGGTCGGGCGCGTGCTGAAGGCAAAGAGGCGATCCGAGATCGATTTTTCGCCTTGGACGAACGCCGCGGCGAACGAGATGATCTTCGACTACAGCTATGATGGAACGATGCGGTCGTTCGAGGATTCGCTTCAGCGCCTGGGGCTGGAGCACATCGACATGCTGTTCATCCACGACATCGATCGCTTTACGCGTGGCGACGCCCAGCCCGAGGTTTTCAAGCAAGCCATGGATGGCTGCTGGCGCGCGCTGGACAAGCTGCGCTCCGAAGGCTTGGTCAAGGCGATCGGCGTCGGCGTCAACGAGTGGGAGGTTTGCCTCGAAGCGCTCAGGCAGCGCGACTTCGACTGCTTCCTGCTGGCAGGGCGCTATACGCTCCTGGAGCAGGATGCGCTCAACGAATTCCTGCCGCTTTGCGAAGAGCGCAACGTCGCGGTGATGGTCGGCGGCGGCTTCAACTCCGGCATCCTGGCGACAGGCGCGGTCGATGGTGCCAAATACAATTACGCGCCAGCGCCCGCGGCGGTGATGGACAAGGTCGCCAGGATCGAAGCCGTCTGCCGCGACCATAATGTGCCGCTGCCCGCGGCCGCGCTGCAATTCGTGGTAGCCCACCCCGCCATCCCGGCCTTCTGCGCCGGCACAAGGACAGTGGAGCAGCTGTCGCAGAATCTCGCATGGTTCAGCCACCAGATCCCGACCGAATTCTGGGCTGATCTCAAGCAGCGCAAGCTGATCCGCGAGGATGCCCCGGTGCCGGCATGA
- a CDS encoding aldo/keto reductase, translating to MNIFFQKTHQRAFGTFPLRHDACMAAIAIALDVGYRAFDTAQMYGNEAEVGEGLAQAHVPRQDLCITTKVHPDNYAEALFLASVEKSLKDLRLDYVDALLLHWPPLDGDIASPLRLLQSAQDKGLARHIGLSNFTASMMREARSILDGPIVANQVEFHPLLNQDILLGAANATGIPLSSFTSVARGEVFKYPQFAEIGKAYGKSAGQVVLRWILQKGVSVNTMSTKPENIRANFDIMDFTLSSIDMARIDALTHTNKRIIGSDLVPWAPDWD from the coding sequence ATGAACATCTTTTTCCAGAAGACGCACCAGAGGGCTTTCGGCACGTTCCCGTTACGCCATGACGCCTGCATGGCTGCGATCGCCATTGCGCTTGACGTCGGCTATCGGGCGTTCGACACCGCGCAGATGTACGGAAACGAAGCCGAGGTCGGAGAAGGCCTTGCCCAGGCCCATGTGCCGCGCCAGGATCTTTGCATCACCACAAAAGTCCACCCCGACAACTACGCTGAAGCGCTCTTCCTGGCCTCCGTCGAAAAGAGCTTGAAGGATCTGCGGCTGGATTATGTCGACGCGCTGCTCCTGCACTGGCCGCCACTTGACGGCGACATTGCGTCACCCCTGAGGCTGCTTCAGAGCGCGCAGGACAAGGGCTTGGCACGCCACATCGGCCTGTCGAATTTCACCGCCAGCATGATGCGCGAAGCGCGCAGCATCCTTGATGGCCCGATCGTTGCCAACCAGGTCGAGTTCCATCCGCTTCTCAACCAGGACATCCTGCTTGGGGCGGCTAACGCGACCGGCATTCCGCTATCGTCCTTCACCTCCGTTGCCCGCGGCGAAGTCTTCAAATATCCGCAGTTCGCCGAAATCGGCAAAGCCTATGGCAAATCCGCCGGCCAGGTGGTGCTGCGCTGGATCCTGCAGAAAGGGGTTTCGGTGAACACCATGTCGACCAAGCCCGAGAATATCCGGGCGAATTTCGACATCATGGATTTCACGCTGTCCAGCATCGACATGGCGCGCATCGACGCGCTCACCCACACGAACAAGCGCATCATCGGCTCCGACCTGGTGCCGTGGGCTCCCGACTGGGATTGA
- a CDS encoding acyl CoA:acetate/3-ketoacid CoA transferase: protein MRVSGLMSKVTSAVNAARAVKDGAIVAVNSSSGLCCPDLVLKALGERYRDERHPAGLTMVHPIAAGDMFGTKGVDHLARDGMIDTIIGGSYPSGPSSSEPPLIWQMLGEDRIAAYNVPSGIMFDILREAAGHRPGVITKVGLETFVDPDLDGCAMNARARARPIVRKIGFEGEEWLFFPSIKPDVAIIRATTADERGNLTFEHEGAYLGAMELALAAHNCGGVVIAQVKHVAQAGTLRPHDVRVPGVLVDMIVEDPEQMQTTATAYDPAISGELFRPLDTFRLPEFDAAKTMARRVAMELQRGWVVNIGFGISANVPRIFLEEGRHGEVTWVIEQGAVGGIPLLDFKFGCSANAEAFVASPHQFTYFQAAGFDASLLSFLQIGADGSVNVSKLSARPHVTAGAGGFVDITSRAKKIVFSGYFNAGAKLSVSNGKLSIDKEGKVAKLVPNVEQVSFSGKRATAQGQDVTYVTERCVLRLIDGKVTVTEIAPGIDLNRDILGQAAFPLAVADTIRPMSGHLFIPDRMDSHFRPAVAAE, encoded by the coding sequence ATGCGGGTGAGCGGCCTCATGTCCAAGGTTACCAGCGCAGTGAATGCGGCAAGGGCAGTCAAGGATGGCGCGATTGTCGCGGTCAATTCGTCGAGTGGATTGTGCTGCCCCGATCTGGTCCTGAAGGCACTTGGCGAGCGCTATCGTGACGAGCGCCATCCGGCCGGATTGACGATGGTTCATCCGATCGCGGCCGGCGACATGTTCGGCACCAAGGGCGTCGACCATCTGGCCCGGGACGGCATGATCGACACCATCATTGGCGGCTCCTATCCGTCGGGGCCGTCGTCGTCCGAGCCACCGCTGATCTGGCAGATGCTTGGCGAAGACCGTATCGCCGCCTACAACGTGCCGAGCGGCATCATGTTCGACATCCTGCGTGAAGCGGCCGGACATCGCCCGGGCGTGATCACCAAGGTCGGCCTCGAAACATTCGTCGATCCCGACCTCGACGGTTGCGCCATGAATGCCCGCGCACGCGCACGGCCAATCGTGCGCAAGATCGGCTTCGAGGGTGAAGAATGGCTGTTCTTCCCGTCGATCAAGCCGGATGTCGCGATCATTCGAGCCACGACGGCCGACGAGCGCGGCAACCTGACCTTCGAGCATGAGGGAGCCTATCTCGGCGCGATGGAACTTGCGCTTGCCGCGCATAATTGCGGCGGTGTGGTGATCGCGCAGGTCAAGCATGTCGCCCAGGCCGGCACGCTGCGCCCGCATGACGTGCGCGTGCCCGGCGTTCTGGTCGACATGATCGTCGAGGATCCCGAACAGATGCAGACCACCGCGACGGCTTACGATCCGGCCATTTCAGGTGAATTGTTCAGGCCGCTCGACACTTTCCGGCTGCCGGAATTCGACGCGGCCAAAACGATGGCGCGCCGGGTTGCGATGGAATTGCAGCGCGGATGGGTCGTCAACATTGGCTTTGGCATTTCGGCCAATGTACCGCGCATCTTCCTTGAGGAAGGCCGGCACGGCGAAGTGACCTGGGTGATCGAACAGGGTGCGGTTGGCGGCATTCCGCTGCTCGACTTCAAGTTCGGCTGCTCGGCAAATGCCGAGGCGTTCGTCGCCTCGCCGCACCAGTTCACCTATTTTCAGGCGGCGGGTTTCGACGCGTCGCTGCTTTCTTTCCTGCAGATCGGTGCCGACGGATCGGTCAACGTCTCGAAACTGTCGGCGCGGCCGCACGTCACCGCCGGCGCCGGCGGTTTCGTGGACATCACCTCACGGGCAAAGAAGATCGTCTTTTCCGGCTACTTCAACGCCGGGGCAAAGCTCTCGGTCAGCAACGGCAAGCTCTCCATCGACAAGGAGGGCAAGGTTGCCAAGCTGGTGCCAAACGTGGAGCAGGTGTCCTTTTCAGGCAAGCGGGCGACGGCACAGGGCCAAGATGTCACCTATGTTACAGAGCGTTGCGTGCTTCGCCTCATCGACGGCAAGGTCACGGTCACCGAGATCGCGCCCGGAATCGATCTGAACCGGGACATTCTGGGCCAGGCGGCGTTTCCGCTGGCGGTTGCCGACACCATCCGCCCGATGTCGGGGCATCTTTTCATTCCCGACCGCATGGACAGCCATTTTCGTCCCGCCGTGGCCGCCGAGTGA
- a CDS encoding GMC family oxidoreductase, whose amino-acid sequence MTSERGYDFVIVGGGSAGCVLAARLSENADARVLLLEAGGRDTNPYIHMPVGFAKMTSGPLTWGLKTAPQKHANQREIPYAQAKVIGGGSSINAEVYTRGHPADYDRWARDEGADAWSFADVQPYFLRSEGNTTFSGKMHGTDGPLGVSNIPDPQPTTRAFVQACQEFGMPYNPDFNGTVQEGAGVYQTTTKDARRCSAAVGYLRPAESRPNLTVETGCLVDRILFEGVRAIGVAYRRAGEARIARADSEVLVTAGAIGSPKIMMLSGVGPAAHLKQHGIEIVHDLPGVGENLTDHYGVDIVAELKGPTSLDKYNKLHWMLWAGLQYKLFKSGPVTSNVVEGGAFWYGDRSSAIPDLQFHFLAGAGAEDGVPSVPSGSGITLNSYTLRPKSRGTVRLRSADPADKPIIDPNFLADPADLKISAEGVRISREIFQQASLQKYIKRLHLPDDNVRTQKDYEDYARRYGRTSYHPTCTCKMGVDTMAVVDPKLRVRGLENIRICDSSAMPSLIGSNTNAATIMIGEKASDLIRGNR is encoded by the coding sequence GTGACAAGCGAACGCGGATACGACTTCGTCATCGTTGGCGGCGGCTCGGCGGGCTGCGTGCTCGCAGCGCGTCTGTCGGAAAATGCCGATGCGCGCGTGCTTCTGCTCGAAGCCGGGGGCCGCGACACCAACCCTTACATCCACATGCCGGTAGGCTTCGCCAAGATGACCTCCGGTCCCTTGACCTGGGGGTTGAAGACCGCGCCGCAGAAACATGCCAACCAGCGCGAGATCCCTTATGCGCAGGCCAAGGTGATCGGTGGCGGTTCGTCCATCAACGCAGAGGTCTATACGCGCGGACATCCCGCCGACTACGACCGCTGGGCGCGTGATGAGGGCGCCGACGCCTGGTCGTTCGCCGATGTGCAACCCTATTTCCTGCGCTCGGAAGGCAACACCACATTTTCTGGCAAGATGCACGGCACCGATGGTCCGCTCGGTGTTTCGAATATCCCCGATCCGCAACCGACGACGCGAGCCTTCGTGCAGGCATGCCAGGAATTCGGCATGCCCTACAATCCCGATTTCAACGGCACGGTGCAGGAAGGTGCCGGCGTCTATCAGACAACCACCAAGGATGCACGGCGCTGTTCCGCGGCTGTCGGCTATCTCCGGCCGGCCGAGAGCCGCCCCAACCTGACGGTCGAGACCGGATGCCTGGTCGACCGCATCCTCTTCGAGGGCGTTCGAGCCATCGGCGTGGCGTACCGACGTGCCGGCGAGGCGCGCATTGCGCGTGCCGACAGCGAGGTGCTGGTCACCGCTGGCGCGATCGGTTCGCCAAAGATCATGATGCTGTCGGGTGTCGGGCCGGCGGCGCATCTCAAACAGCACGGCATCGAAATCGTCCACGACCTGCCCGGCGTCGGCGAGAACCTCACCGACCATTACGGTGTCGATATCGTCGCCGAGCTGAAAGGCCCGACCAGCCTCGACAAGTACAACAAGCTTCACTGGATGCTCTGGGCAGGTCTGCAGTACAAGCTGTTCAAGAGCGGTCCGGTGACGTCGAACGTCGTCGAAGGCGGTGCGTTCTGGTATGGCGACCGATCGTCCGCCATTCCAGACCTGCAGTTTCATTTCCTGGCCGGTGCCGGCGCCGAGGACGGTGTTCCGAGCGTCCCTTCGGGCTCAGGCATCACGCTCAATTCCTACACGCTTCGGCCGAAAAGCCGCGGCACCGTCCGGTTGCGTTCGGCCGACCCCGCCGACAAGCCGATCATCGATCCGAATTTTCTAGCCGATCCCGCCGATCTGAAAATCTCGGCGGAAGGGGTGCGCATCAGCCGCGAGATTTTCCAGCAGGCTTCGCTGCAAAAGTACATCAAGCGGCTGCATTTGCCTGATGACAACGTCAGGACGCAGAAGGACTATGAGGACTATGCGCGCCGTTATGGCCGCACCTCCTATCATCCGACCTGCACCTGCAAGATGGGCGTCGATACCATGGCGGTGGTGGATCCGAAACTTCGCGTGCGGGGACTGGAAAACATCCGCATCTGCGATTCGTCCGCCATGCCCAGCCTGATCGGTTCGAATACCAATGCCGCAACGATCATGATCGGCGAAAAGGCATCTGACCTCATTCGCGGCAACAGGTAA
- a CDS encoding zinc-dependent alcohol dehydrogenase, which produces MAAVLVSPRRFEVRELPVPGCGPDEVLIRVDRCGICGTDIHMFNGHYAMERLPIVPGHEFTGTISRVGDRAGRFALGQRVVADINIGCGACYYCRRNEVLNCAEVRQVGISRDGAFAEYVAIPDRLVIPAPADAAPATLALTEPIACVVRAARKAKVRFGQSVVVLGAGPIGNLHIQMMRLVGAAPIIVVELSGERARLAMQAGADAVVSDPSQVKDTVLKMTGGRGADIVIESVGLPQLYAQAFDLIRPGGHVAAFGITGPGDSIPLALLDTVLKENSVKGSVAGMGEDMHDALTLLLHGRFDVAPFVNTTYQLAAIQEAFETLKDRPGALKTQIAI; this is translated from the coding sequence ATGGCGGCGGTCCTGGTCTCGCCGCGACGCTTCGAGGTCAGGGAACTGCCTGTCCCTGGCTGTGGACCCGATGAGGTCCTCATCAGGGTCGATCGCTGCGGAATCTGCGGCACCGACATCCACATGTTCAACGGCCACTATGCCATGGAAAGGCTACCCATCGTCCCCGGCCACGAGTTCACCGGCACGATCAGCCGGGTGGGGGACAGGGCTGGCCGGTTTGCCCTCGGGCAGAGGGTGGTGGCCGATATCAATATCGGCTGCGGCGCATGCTACTATTGCCGCAGGAACGAGGTGCTCAATTGCGCGGAGGTGCGCCAGGTCGGCATCTCTCGTGACGGCGCATTCGCGGAATATGTCGCCATTCCAGACAGGCTGGTCATTCCGGCACCTGCTGATGCGGCGCCGGCGACGCTGGCGCTGACCGAACCGATCGCTTGCGTCGTACGCGCGGCGCGCAAGGCAAAAGTGCGCTTTGGCCAGTCCGTCGTGGTTCTCGGCGCCGGTCCGATCGGCAATCTTCACATCCAGATGATGCGGCTGGTCGGGGCCGCCCCCATCATTGTGGTCGAGCTTTCCGGGGAGCGTGCGCGGCTCGCCATGCAGGCAGGCGCCGACGCGGTTGTGAGCGATCCCTCGCAGGTCAAGGACACCGTGCTCAAGATGACTGGCGGGCGCGGTGCCGACATCGTCATTGAAAGCGTCGGCCTGCCGCAGCTCTATGCCCAGGCCTTTGACCTGATCCGGCCCGGCGGCCATGTCGCGGCATTCGGCATCACCGGTCCCGGGGACAGCATTCCGCTGGCGCTGCTCGACACCGTGCTCAAGGAAAATTCGGTGAAGGGATCGGTCGCGGGCATGGGAGAGGACATGCATGATGCGCTGACCCTTTTGCTGCATGGCCGGTTCGACGTCGCCCCCTTTGTGAACACCACCTACCAACTCGCGGCGATCCAGGAGGCGTTCGAGACGCTGAAGGATCGACCGGGTGCTCTCAAGACGCAGATTGCAATCTGA
- a CDS encoding Dabb family protein: protein MIRHFVLLRFRADVSAETKSGLYEELDRLRDHVPGIVAFHGGSNVSVETDLIRGNHDAFWVDFADENARDGYLRDPKHEEIGARIVAYTQGGIDGVTVVDLRF, encoded by the coding sequence ATGATCCGCCATTTTGTGCTGCTGCGTTTTCGCGCCGATGTCAGCGCCGAAACCAAATCCGGGCTCTATGAGGAACTGGATCGCTTGCGGGATCACGTGCCGGGCATTGTCGCATTTCATGGCGGGTCGAATGTCAGCGTGGAAACCGACCTGATCCGGGGCAACCATGATGCATTCTGGGTCGACTTCGCAGATGAGAATGCGCGTGACGGCTATCTTCGCGATCCAAAGCACGAGGAGATCGGTGCGCGGATCGTGGCGTACACGCAAGGCGGCATTGATGGCGTGACGGTCGTCGATCTTCGGTTCTAG
- a CDS encoding MaoC family dehydratase encodes MTAETATGRQLTAQDQSYGDIAVGDWFETDAVTVTEQMIDAFAELTGDRFEIHMSEAGAERHGFQARVAHGLLVLSLVDGLKNQAQAGFRAIASLGWDWTFAAPVLAGDEIRARIVVANKRETRNTARGILTLRFAVTNQRGEPVQSGENKLMVYR; translated from the coding sequence ATGACGGCCGAGACTGCAACGGGCCGGCAACTGACAGCTCAGGACCAGTCCTACGGTGACATCGCTGTTGGCGATTGGTTCGAGACCGATGCCGTGACCGTCACGGAGCAGATGATCGACGCTTTCGCCGAACTGACAGGCGACCGTTTCGAAATCCATATGAGCGAGGCAGGCGCGGAACGCCACGGCTTCCAAGCCCGCGTCGCCCATGGATTGCTGGTACTGTCGCTGGTGGACGGATTGAAGAACCAGGCGCAGGCCGGGTTTCGGGCAATCGCTTCGCTAGGCTGGGACTGGACTTTCGCCGCACCCGTCCTTGCCGGCGATGAGATTCGTGCACGCATCGTCGTCGCGAACAAACGGGAGACACGGAATACGGCGCGCGGGATCCTCACCCTGCGCTTCGCCGTCACCAACCAGCGCGGGGAACCGGTGCAGTCCGGAGAGAACAAGCTGATGGTCTATCGCTAG
- a CDS encoding enoyl-CoA hydratase/isomerase family protein — protein MSEGQLNLEIDGQVAVVTLDRAEKRNALDMAMIEGLVAACRTIEHNAAVRVVILTGAGNRAFSAGGDIQAWSGKSPDDFGRFWLREGHDAFAAIARLRQPVIAVLNGDVFGGGLELAACADLRIAEQHVRIALPETGLGIIPGWSGTQRAARRFGAQLVRRMALFGEVFDARQALGLGIVDHVVESGMGMDRARQVAAQVYSRAPLATELTKMLVNAAEGEESERVLEAMAGIAAARSEDLQEGLAAFREKRPARF, from the coding sequence ATGTCGGAGGGTCAGCTCAACCTTGAGATAGACGGCCAGGTCGCGGTGGTGACGCTCGACCGTGCCGAGAAGCGCAATGCGCTGGATATGGCGATGATCGAGGGGCTTGTGGCGGCCTGCCGGACCATCGAGCACAACGCCGCAGTCAGGGTGGTGATCCTGACCGGCGCCGGCAACAGGGCCTTTTCGGCAGGCGGCGATATCCAGGCCTGGAGCGGCAAGTCACCAGACGATTTCGGGCGCTTCTGGCTGCGCGAAGGCCATGATGCCTTTGCCGCCATTGCCCGGCTTAGGCAACCGGTGATCGCCGTCCTCAATGGCGATGTGTTCGGCGGTGGACTGGAACTGGCGGCTTGCGCGGACCTGCGGATTGCCGAGCAGCATGTCAGGATCGCTCTGCCGGAAACCGGGCTCGGCATCATTCCGGGCTGGTCGGGCACACAGCGCGCCGCGCGCCGTTTCGGCGCGCAACTGGTGCGGCGCATGGCACTGTTCGGCGAGGTCTTCGATGCCCGGCAGGCGCTTGGTCTCGGCATTGTCGATCATGTCGTGGAGAGCGGTATGGGAATGGACAGGGCCCGTCAGGTCGCCGCGCAGGTCTACAGCCGAGCGCCACTTGCGACCGAGCTGACAAAGATGCTGGTCAATGCCGCCGAAGGCGAGGAGTCCGAGCGCGTTCTGGAGGCGATGGCAGGTATAGCGGCCGCACGGTCCGAGGACCTCCAGGAAGGGCTGGCTGCCTTCCGTGAAAAAAGGCCTGCACGGTTCTGA
- a CDS encoding aldehyde dehydrogenase family protein, with the protein MDHQPANLLLPSSPRTFGFFINGKVVEAGSRPYFERRSPGHGVAVTRIPKCTKDDLDLAVAAARRAFEDGRWSRIPSVERASVLLRAAQIIRRRAEEIALWETLENGKPISQARAEVDGCAGIFEYAAGAARALHGDAFNNLGDRLFGLVTREPIGVVGLITPWNFPFLILCERVPFILAAGCTIVAKPSEVTSATTLILAEVLTEAGLPAGCYNVVTGSGSTIGQAMTEHMDIDMLSFTGSTSVGRRCVQAATGNFKKLGLELGGKNPQIVFADADLEDAADGVAFGIGFNTGQCCVSGSRLIVERSVARAFEEMVAAKFAKIEVGDPLDPGTQVGAITTAAQNDTIMSYIEKGRAEGARLVCGGDQLDFGRGQYIAPTLFGDVTGDMSIARDEIFGPVLSIMPFDTVEEAIAIANDTVYGLAASVWTKNIDKALTVTRRVRAGRFWVNTTLAGGPELPLGGFKQSGWGREAGIYGVEEYTQIKSVHIELGKREPWVS; encoded by the coding sequence ATGGACCATCAACCTGCCAACCTTCTGCTGCCGTCCAGTCCAAGGACGTTCGGTTTCTTCATCAACGGCAAGGTCGTCGAAGCCGGATCGCGTCCTTATTTCGAGCGGCGGAGCCCGGGACATGGCGTTGCGGTGACACGCATTCCGAAATGCACCAAGGATGATCTCGACCTTGCGGTGGCCGCGGCGCGGCGCGCGTTCGAGGATGGGCGCTGGTCGCGCATTCCCTCGGTCGAACGGGCGAGCGTGCTGCTGCGGGCCGCACAGATCATCCGCCGGCGTGCCGAAGAGATCGCGCTTTGGGAAACGCTGGAGAACGGCAAGCCGATCAGCCAGGCCCGCGCCGAGGTCGACGGTTGCGCCGGCATCTTCGAATACGCGGCTGGTGCTGCCCGCGCCCTGCATGGCGACGCTTTCAACAATCTCGGCGACCGCCTGTTCGGACTGGTGACGCGCGAGCCGATCGGGGTCGTCGGTCTCATCACGCCTTGGAATTTTCCCTTCCTCATCCTGTGCGAGCGCGTGCCGTTCATTCTTGCCGCCGGTTGCACGATCGTCGCCAAGCCGTCCGAAGTGACCTCGGCGACGACGCTGATCCTTGCCGAAGTGCTGACGGAAGCCGGGCTGCCGGCCGGCTGCTACAATGTGGTGACCGGATCGGGCAGCACGATCGGCCAAGCGATGACGGAGCATATGGACATCGACATGCTGTCCTTCACCGGCTCGACCTCCGTGGGCCGGCGCTGTGTCCAGGCGGCCACCGGCAACTTCAAGAAGCTTGGCCTGGAACTCGGTGGCAAGAACCCGCAGATCGTCTTTGCCGACGCCGATCTGGAAGACGCCGCCGACGGCGTCGCCTTCGGCATCGGCTTCAACACCGGCCAATGCTGCGTCAGCGGCAGCCGGTTGATCGTCGAACGTTCGGTGGCCCGCGCATTCGAGGAAATGGTCGCGGCGAAGTTCGCGAAGATAGAGGTCGGCGATCCGCTTGATCCGGGCACACAGGTCGGCGCCATCACCACGGCCGCGCAGAACGACACCATCATGTCCTATATTGAGAAGGGCAGGGCGGAGGGCGCCAGGCTGGTCTGCGGCGGCGATCAGCTCGACTTCGGCCGTGGCCAATACATCGCGCCGACCCTGTTCGGCGACGTGACCGGCGACATGTCGATCGCGCGCGACGAGATTTTTGGTCCGGTACTCAGCATCATGCCGTTCGACACGGTCGAAGAGGCGATCGCCATCGCCAACGACACAGTCTATGGGCTGGCGGCCAGCGTGTGGACCAAGAACATCGACAAGGCGCTGACCGTGACGCGACGCGTGCGCGCCGGACGCTTCTGGGTCAACACCACGCTTGCCGGCGGACCGGAACTGCCGCTGGGCGGCTTCAAGCAATCGGGATGGGGGCGAGAAGCCGGGATCTACGGTGTCGAGGAATACACCCAGATCAAGTCCGTCCATATCGAACTCGGGAAGCGAGAGCCTTGGGTATCGTGA